The Natrinema sp. DC36 genome includes the window ATGAGCACGTCTCTCCCGTGAACTGCGAGGATCTTATCCATGTGTTGAAATCGGGATGTGCGTGACTCGATCGCAACCGCATCACGACCGTGCAACGTCGAGATCTCGTAGATGTCGCCTTTGTTGTACTCCTCACCGAGATATGAAAAGGCATGTATTATGCCCTGAACACTGTCGAGAGCGTGTCCATTGACTGTTGGCGCTGTTCCCGAATCACTGTTGTTGGCTGCTTTCGACATCACATCCACTTCTTTACCATGTGGGGTAATAAATATTCCGATGTAGTTACCAGATAATGTTTAACGACAGTGTATACGACATTGTAACTACAGCAACACAACAGCCACCGCTCCGCATACAAGAAGTCTCTCCGCCACAACCATACCGCAACAGCCTCCGCTACAGCACTTCAGTGCGGTTAATATACAACACAGTAATTAGCACAGTTATACCCCACAAACCGACCACACTCCCCCCTACTACAGTATAGTAGTTGTATACATATAACTGTTACTATTTGGTATGTGGATGGTAGGTATCATGCAGTTACCTGTTTCTTCGCTTCTTCCCAGATCGCCTCACCTTCGTCAGTGAGCCCGTAGACTCGTCCTTTCTTCCGCTCCTCTGGGACGAGCAGTTCTACAAGATCCTTTTCACGGAGGTTAGTGAGTGCTCGAGAGACGTGTGCAATGGGAATGTCACTGTTTGGTTTCGCCATTGCAGACGGAGTCTTTGGCCCTTCGTCCAGCCGCTTCATAATTTCAATTCTGTACTGCGAACTAATAACATATCCGACGTTGTCCCAATTCATTGTTTTTGTCTTCACTCATCTCTTTGACGGGAGATAATAAAAAGGTTATGGTGTGGTAACAATATCGTCAGAAGCCCACAAGATTCATACCATAGGAATGTTCGTTCTCGAATGGTTATGCTTCATTGGCTTTTACATGATAGTGGGTATCAGGCCTGTTACCGCTTTCTATCCACAAATTCCCGTTGAGAATATCGTTTGGGTTATCAGACACTTTTTCAACGAAATCATCAGACTCCTTTGCTACATACTGTTTCCTACGGCCCTTTGTAGTAGACGATTTTACAAATTCCTCACGATCTATGGCGTAAACTGCGTGTCGAGATGCGTCAGCAACCAAGATTGTTTTAATTGACACACTGATCTTTTTCTCAACCGACACATCCATCGTCCACTTACCTTTGCGAGCACGCCGCAGCCCCTCGTTATACCAGACGAAGACGCCCTTTCTCCCCGATGCATGGAGATCTCGAGCACATCGACCGATCTGGTTTCCTTCATGATACACGCTCACACCGTTTGTTACGATGTTCATACCCAGTACTTACCACCTATATGCCTTAAAGTTTTCGGGTATGTTTTACACGACTGTATTTTGTATTCCGCATACGTGTGTTATCAGTGGTAAGTAAAACGCAAGTTTTTTGTACCTATGTGTTGAATAGTGGTGTATGAAGGTAGGTACCGCGATTCCGAAGGGGCAGCGTTGTCCACACCACAACTCCATCATGGAGTTTGCAGTAACAACAATGGATGAGCCGACATGGACGTGTGACGAGTGTGAGTGTGATTACACGGTTCCAGATCTCATTCGAGAGGGCGATATCAAACCATCGTTCGTTACCCTCTAATAACATGACAGAGAGTATGGAGCTTTCGAAAAGTGAGATTGCAGAGGCGGAGAACGTCTCATCACTTCAAGACCTTGCAGCAATGGCATATGAGCAAGGTGCGAGGAATGTGGAAGTGTATGAACATAATGATGAAGGGACGGTTGAAATTGAAGTAACTGATCTAAGTCCCGTAGAATGTAATAACTTATCAAGGGAGTGTAACAAACACACTCGTGCTGGTGTTAAAGTTTGTATATCTTCCGTCGATAACAGTGGTGTAGATTACGGGAATGTCCAGTACCAGACCACGTACCAGGGAGTAGAGATCAAGATGGATAACGACCGTCTGTTGGTCGATAACCATGATATCACTGATCAGTACGCTGGAACGCCTCACTCTGGTAGTTTAGCTAACAGCCCCCTTCTGGGTGAGTTGAAAGAGCGTATTGATGCGGGTGAACTACCACCAGAGCCGATGTTGACTGAGACCGAACACCTCCCGCTTGCTGTTGAGTTAGACGAGGCAGACAGTTTTTCTGATATCGATGAGGATGTGATACAGCCGTATATTGAGAAATACGGTAGTTTCGAGAACGTTCTCGAGGTGTTCGAACGCAGCACCGTAGACACATCACAGAACGACGATTGTAGTGATAATATTTTAGAGTGGGGTTGTGGCACT containing:
- a CDS encoding winged helix-turn-helix domain-containing protein, whose protein sequence is MNWDNVGYVISSQYRIEIMKRLDEGPKTPSAMAKPNSDIPIAHVSRALTNLREKDLVELLVPEERKKGRVYGLTDEGEAIWEEAKKQVTA